In Fundulus heteroclitus isolate FHET01 chromosome 8, MU-UCD_Fhet_4.1, whole genome shotgun sequence, a genomic segment contains:
- the pnx gene encoding homeobox protein pnx: protein MEKSRRIRTAFTLEQLQVLERSFQRSRYLSVLERHTIAAALRLSETQVKIWFQNRRTKWKKERLTAREMEAQEEQCIFLPAFPSQPAVCAPLSCKPLYHQQAPTLRVLPALPPMPCPYYYT, encoded by the coding sequence ATGGAAAAGAGCCGTCGGATTCGCACCGCCTTCACCCTGGAACAGCTGCAGGTTCTGGAGCGCAGCTTCCAGAGAAGCCGCTACCTGTCGGTGCTGGAGCGGCACACCATCGCCGCAGCCCTCCGCCTGTCCGAGACTCAGGTCAAGATCTGGTTCCAGAACAGGCGCACCAAGTGGAAGAAGGAGCGTCTGACTGCGCGGGAGATGGAGGCGCAGGAGGAGCAGTGCATCTTCTTACCGGCGTTCCCGTCCCAGCCTGCGGTCTGCGCGCCCCTCTCCTGCAAGCCCCTGTACCACCAGCAAGCCCCCACGCTCCGGGTGCTTCCAGCGCTGCCCCCGATGCCCTGCCCATACTATTACACATGA
- the aebp1 gene encoding adipocyte enhancer-binding protein 1, whose protein sequence is MRAEVLAVWVGLSLCWALVGTEESPGKQQLSRVQAQVREPRGLTRPGREGDREDAEMSDEPTEAPVEEKAKAKKKKSPEEIEAARAKKAAEKEAKAKKQKGPKPTKKPKAPKPTKKPKPPKPTKKPKLPKATKKPKTTVTTVQPEISPPPLQEEVGLETTIRPEIPTEPVEPDLDKLRAGYKKEATTTEVIMYIPEETTSVPFVGPWYEEYDYTDLASALAKKQEEEEERARKEKAEKAERLRKQWEEEEAERLKKAAFPAEPKKCPPLGLESHRVEDDQLLASSQSQHGFAAQRGRLNMQSSENEDDVYGGAWCAEPEEKEHWFQVDARREVEFTGVITQGRNSEQHEDFVSSYFVAFSNDSRDWTVLHDGYAEWLFYGNVDKETPVMSQFAAPVVARYIRILPQTWNGTMCLRAEVLACQLPSSFHSENEVNASDDLDFRHHSYKEMRQMMKVINEECPNITRIYNIGKSSQGLKMYAMEISDNPGEHETGEPEFRYTAGLHGNEALGRELLLLLMQFLCKEYKDENPRVRRLVDGVRIHLVPSLNPDAYELAYEMGSEMGNWALGHWTEEGYDIFQNFPDLNSVLWGAEDRGWVPRIVPNHHIPLPENSLGGSLAAETKAIISWMERNPFVLGANLQGGEKMVVYPFDMQRPSISLTDSRRWRANAEMNEETWARIQRQNEGALRETPDDAMFRWLAMSYAHSHLTMTETYRGSCHGDDVTGGQGIVNRASWKPVVGSMNDFSYLHTNCFELSIFLGCDKFPHESELPLEWENNREALLSFMEQVNRGIKGIVRDMEGNPLPNATISVEGIRHDVKTAASGDYWRLLNPGEYKVTAKADGHTSQTRLCMVGYDTGATPCSFTLAKSNWDRIKQIMALNGKRPIRLVTKTNGVKTTASSTTAEPALTGREAQANSQKAERLRRLRLMRLRRLRERRLRGRVTTTPATTTTTPTTTTTTTTTQPPETKSTTSWYDSWFPVNSWTENPFDTLILDSAPTQEYQFEYTID, encoded by the exons ATGAGGGCTGAGGTGCTGGCCGTCTGGGTCGGGCTGAGCCTTTGTTGGGCTCTGGTCGGCACCGAGGAATCCCCAGGGAAGCAGCAGCTGTCTAGAGTGCAGGCTCAGGTGAGAGAACCCCGAGGACTGACCAGGCCCGGGAGAGAAGGTGACAGAGAGGACGCTGAAATGTCAGACGAGCCGACCGAAGCTCCGGTGGAGGAGAAGGccaaagcaaagaaaaagaaaagccctGAGGAAATCGAGGCTG CCAGGGCAAAGAAGGCTGCAGAGAAGGAGGCTAAAGCAAAGAAGCAGAAAGGCCCAAAGCCCACCAAGAAGCCAAAAGCCCCGAAGCCCACCAAGAAACCAAAACCACCCAAGCCCACAAAGAAGCCAAAGCTGCCCAAAGCCACCAAGAAACCCAAGACGACAGTAACCACAGTGCAGCCGGAGatcagtcctcctcctctgcaggaGGAAGTGGGCCTGGAAACAA CAATTCGACCCGAGATTCCAACGGAGCCTGTTGAGCCGGACCTGG ACAAATTGCGTGCTGGATACAAGAAGGAAGCCACAACCACCGAGGTCATCATGTACATACCAG aGGAAACCACGTCTGTCCCTTTTGTTGGCCCTTGGTATGAAGAGTATGATTACACTGACT TGGCCTCGGCATTAGCAAAGAAacaagaagaggaggaggagagagctCGTAAGGAAAAGGCAGAAAAAG CTGAGCGGCTGAGGAAACagtgggaggaggaagaggcagaGAGACTGAAGAAGGCCGCTTTTCCTGCTGAGCCAAAAA AGTGCCCTCCTTTAGGCCTGGAGTCTCACCGGGTGGAGGACGACCAGCTGCTGGCTTCTTCTCAGTCCCAACACGGCTTCGCGGCTCAGAGGGGACGCCTCAACATGCAG AGCTCTGAAAACGAGGACGACGTATACGGAGGCGCATGGTGTGCAGAGCCTGAGGAGAAGGAGCACTGGTTTCAGGTGGACGCTCGGCGAGAGGTGGAGTTCACTGGTGTCATCACCCAAGGAAGGAACTCAGAGCAGCA TGAGGATTTTGTCTCGTCCTACTTCGTGGCCTTCAGCAACGACAGCCGGGACTGGACAGTACTGCACGACGGCTATGCTGAATGG TTGTTCTATGGGAACGTGGACAAGGAAACGCCTGTGATGAGTCAGTTCGCCGCCCCCGTGGTGGCCCGTTACATCCGGATCCTGCCCCAGACCTGGAACGGCACCATGTGCCTGAGAGCAGAAGTCCTGGCCTGTCAGCTGCCAA GCAGCTTCCACAGTGAGAATGAGGTCAACGCATCAGACGACCTGGACTTCAGACACCACAGCTACAAGGAGATGAGACAG ATGATGAAGGTGATAAATGAGGAGTGCCCCAACATCACCAGGATCTATAACATTGGGAAAAGCTCACAAGGCCTCAAGATGTACGCCATGGAGATCTCGGACAACCCAGGAGAACACGAGACAG GCGAACCCGAGTTTCGCTACACAGCTGGTCTCCATGGCAACGAGGCTCTGGGTCGGGAGCTTCTCCTGCTGTTGATGCAGTTCCTGTGCAAGGAGTACAAAGACGAAAACCCGAGAGTGCGGCGCCTGGTAGACGGCGTGAGGATCCACTTGGTGCCGTCCCTGAACCCGGATGCCTACGAGCTGGCTTACGAGATG ggctcAGAGATGGGAAATTGGGCGCTGGGTCACTGGACGGAGGAAGGTTACGACATCTTCCAAAACTTCCCTGATCTGAACAGTGTCTTGTGGGGAGCTGAGGACAGGGGCTGGGTGCCTCGCATAGTACCCAATCATCACATTCCACTGCCAGAGAACTCCCTTGGTGGTTCT CTTGCAGCTGAGACTAAAGCTATAATTTCATGGATGGAGCGCAATCCATTTGTGCTCGGAGCCAACTTGCAAGGAGGAGAGAAGATGGTGGTTTACCCTTTTGATATGCAGCGTCCTTCGATTTCT TTAACTGACAGTCGGCGCTGGAGGGCGAACGCCGAGATGAACGAAGAGACCTGGGCTCGGATTCAGCGGCAGAATGAAGGAGCACTCAGAGAGACTCCTGACGACGCCATGTTTCGCTGGTTGGCAATGTCGTATGCGCACAGCCATCTGACCATGACCGAGACCTACCGGGGGTCCTGCCACGGTGACGATGTCACAGGAGGGCAGGGGATCGTTAACAGAGCCAGCTGGAAGCCAGTAGTGGGCA GCATGAACGACTTCAGCTACCTCCACACCAACTGCTTCGAACTCTCAATCTTCCTCGGATGTGACAAGTTTCCTCATGAGAGTGAGCTGCCACTAGAGTGGGAGAACAACCGCGAGGCTCTTCTTTCCTTCATGGAACAG GTGAATCGAGGAATCAAAGGCATAGTAAGAGATATGGAGGGAAATCCGCTGCCTAATGCCACTATATCCGTGGAGGGAATCCGGCACGATGTCAAGACTG CTGCGAGTGGGGATTACTGGCGGCTGCTGAATCCCGGCGAGTACAAGGTGACAGCCAAAGCTGACGGCCACACATCCCAGACACGGCTGTGCATGGTGGGCTACGACACCGGCGCCACCCCCTGCAGTTTCACCTTAGCCAAGTCCAACTGGGACCGCATCAAGCAAATTATGGCGCTTAACGGGAAGAGGCCCATTCGACTCGTCACCAAAACGAACGGCGTGAAGACGACGGCGTCGAGCACCACGGCGGAGCCCGCCCTCACGGGGAGGGAAGCTCAGGCCAACTCCCAGAAAGCTGAGCGACTCAGGCGGCTCAGGCTGATGCGTTTGCGCAGACTACGTGAGAGGAGGCTCAGAGGCAGAGTTACGACCACCCCTGCAACAACGACAACAACGCCAAcgacgacaacaacaacaaccacaacacAACCACCTGAAACCAAGAGCACAACCTCCTGGTACGACTCTTGGTTTCCTGTGAACAGCTGGACAGAGAACCCGTTTGACACCTTGATATTGGACTCAGCGCCTACACAGGAATATCAGTTTGAATACACTATTGACTAA